A section of the Rossellomorea marisflavi genome encodes:
- the blaOXA gene encoding class D beta-lactamase — MKKGTRQKFSRVVTVFFLAIFMVFAGLVPSHGAEIEKTKNLDVSGLFNGKEGTVVLKNVKNDKKYIYNKRRSQERLTPESTFKIPHSLIGLENHAIRDEYEVKRWDGIPRQFESWNRDHSLASAMRESAIWFYQDMARDIGEINMSEYINAIGYGNRDISGGIDEFWLDSTLKISAVEQVDFMEELVEEDLPFSKKTQKTVKRMMIQDEQDTYTLHGKTGTRLSDMKLGWYVGFIKTEKDTWLFAVNINGTGTEAKEILIDIAKHKGIID, encoded by the coding sequence ATGAAAAAAGGAACTCGTCAGAAGTTCTCCCGTGTAGTAACCGTCTTTTTTTTAGCAATCTTTATGGTTTTTGCAGGTTTAGTCCCCTCACATGGTGCAGAAATCGAGAAAACAAAGAATCTAGATGTTAGTGGGTTGTTTAATGGAAAGGAAGGTACGGTAGTTCTCAAGAATGTAAAAAATGATAAAAAGTATATTTATAATAAGAGAAGAAGTCAAGAGAGGTTAACCCCTGAATCGACTTTTAAAATACCCCACTCCCTTATCGGTCTGGAAAACCATGCGATTAGAGATGAGTATGAAGTGAAACGCTGGGATGGAATTCCCCGCCAGTTCGAGAGTTGGAACCGAGATCACTCATTGGCTTCTGCTATGAGAGAATCTGCTATTTGGTTTTATCAGGACATGGCAAGAGATATAGGGGAGATCAATATGAGTGAATATATTAACGCTATAGGGTATGGAAACAGAGATATATCCGGGGGGATTGATGAATTTTGGCTTGACAGTACGTTAAAGATTTCAGCTGTTGAGCAAGTCGATTTTATGGAAGAGCTAGTAGAGGAAGATCTTCCATTCTCAAAAAAAACCCAGAAAACTGTAAAGAGAATGATGATACAAGATGAACAGGATACGTATACCCTTCACGGAAAAACAGGAACGAGACTTTCAGATATGAAACTTGGCTGGTATGTAGGTTTTATAAAAACAGAAAAAGACACTTGGCTATTTGCAGTGAACATAAACGGAACAGGAACAGAAGCAAAAGAAATACTTATTGACATCGCGAAACATAAAGGGATTATTGACTAA
- a CDS encoding PLP-dependent aminotransferase family protein, protein MEKLYEEVIKEIELLIRDGYIKPGDKLPSIRTLSERFQCSINTIIKAYSEMEKAHRIYSVPKSGYFLVGGRQIEATTNDGIIDFSSAGPDKWNMPYREYQHCMNQAIELYKEDMFQYSEPLGLSALRFQLSKQLQELQVFAPVERIAVVSGSQQALDIFVSLPFPNDKTEICIEQPTHFSMIESILTRGINAIGIEVTAQGIDLDLLEHIFRERPIKFFYTVSRFQNPTGFSYSNKEKEKIVKLARKYDVYIIEDDYMGDLDTRKKADPMFAYDPSGRVLYTKSFSKVLLPGLRLGVAVLPEALLEPFTKAKFAADVHTPVITQGALEVYLQSGMYKAHIEGLRKIYKRKGSILNRSFRAHLPLGVTFTGANSGFYSTIQLPLKSKAEHLVNALKKKNILVQNATGMYLPRYKKENVIRLSVSQIEEKKIEEGIRRIGVEIDKHIRSAKKFSR, encoded by the coding sequence ATGGAAAAATTATACGAAGAAGTGATCAAGGAAATTGAACTCCTTATTAGAGACGGATATATAAAACCAGGGGATAAATTGCCTTCCATACGAACCCTATCGGAACGGTTCCAATGCAGTATCAATACGATAATTAAAGCTTACAGTGAAATGGAAAAAGCACATAGAATTTATTCTGTTCCTAAAAGCGGTTATTTTCTCGTTGGTGGCCGCCAAATAGAAGCTACCACCAATGATGGAATCATTGATTTTTCGTCTGCGGGGCCGGACAAATGGAATATGCCATACCGGGAGTATCAGCATTGTATGAACCAAGCCATCGAATTGTACAAGGAAGACATGTTTCAATACTCGGAACCGCTTGGTTTATCTGCATTAAGGTTTCAATTATCGAAGCAACTGCAAGAATTACAAGTGTTTGCGCCGGTAGAAAGAATAGCGGTTGTGTCTGGATCCCAGCAGGCCCTTGATATTTTCGTTTCTCTGCCTTTTCCAAATGATAAGACAGAAATTTGTATAGAACAACCAACCCATTTCAGTATGATTGAGTCAATTTTGACAAGGGGAATTAATGCAATAGGAATTGAAGTAACGGCACAAGGGATTGATCTAGACCTTTTGGAACACATTTTCAGGGAAAGACCCATTAAATTTTTCTACACCGTGTCCAGGTTTCAAAACCCTACAGGATTCAGTTATAGCAATAAAGAAAAGGAGAAAATCGTTAAACTAGCTCGAAAATACGATGTATACATCATTGAAGACGACTATATGGGGGATTTGGACACTAGGAAAAAAGCGGATCCGATGTTTGCCTACGATCCATCTGGCAGAGTTCTGTACACCAAGAGTTTTTCGAAAGTGTTATTGCCAGGTTTAAGGCTTGGCGTAGCAGTCCTACCAGAAGCCCTTTTAGAGCCTTTTACTAAAGCCAAATTTGCTGCAGATGTCCACACACCTGTTATCACTCAAGGAGCATTGGAGGTTTATCTACAAAGTGGAATGTATAAAGCTCACATAGAAGGGCTCAGGAAGATCTATAAGAGAAAAGGAAGTATCCTTAATCGGTCTTTCCGAGCCCACCTTCCACTAGGGGTTACCTTTACTGGCGCCAATTCAGGATTTTATTCGACCATTCAATTACCATTAAAGTCAAAAGCAGAACATCTGGTAAATGCCCTTAAAAAGAAAAACATATTAGTTCAAAATGCAACTGGGATGTACCTGCCACGCTATAAAAAAGAAAATGTTATTAGACTGAGTGTCTCCCAGATAGAAGAGAAAAAAATTGAAGAAGGCATTAGAAGAATTGGGGTGGAGATAGATAAACACATCCGTTCAGCCAAAAAGTTCAGCCGTTAG
- a CDS encoding RAxF-45 family protein: protein MNRSVGLRGKYLDFIYYCRAIFHIVAFKGTRMPFFSN, encoded by the coding sequence ATGAATCGTTCTGTAGGATTGCGTGGGAAGTATTTGGATTTTATTTACTACTGCCGTGCAATTTTTCATATTGTTGCGTTTAAGGGGACACGTATGCCCTTTTTTAGCAACTGA
- the abc-f gene encoding ribosomal protection-like ABC-F family protein, whose protein sequence is MIICSAQQISKMYGGHPVFEGLTFEIPHGARIGLVGRNGTGKTTLFKLLAGTDTPDSGTISMKKNAKIGYLAQIPEYPEGTLGIDVLKSAFADLVSIGEKLKELEVKMGDGQGDLDTILEEYGRCQDLFSNEGGYEMEASIAMVVNGLGIQGLLDKEFSSCSGGEQTKLSLGYILLQEPDLLLLDEPTNHLDIAAVEWLEQFLTDYSGTVMCISHDRYFLDHVINKVYDLEDGEITIYHTDYSGFVQEKEERLMIEFQAYQEQQKKIKKMKEAIKRLREWANQANPPNEGLHKRARNMERALERMEKLKRPVLDRKKMGLEFEGGDRSGKIVFSMVGASKSFDGRTLFHDAHMDLRFKDRTAIVGQNGTGKSTIVKILMGEMTADDGDVKIGSNVKMGYLSQQFVMADPEARLIDAFRDEVAVTEGEARHILARFMFYGPNVFRKVGQLSGGEKMRLRLAQLMHQDLNLLVLDEPTNHLDIDSREVLEEALEEFHGTILAVSHDRYFLNKLFQKTYWIHEGQLYFFEGPYSWAKGKIQERIPVERPVEKKKTVTKPREKEKKMATTDTIEAELEELETEIALIEGRLQTEEDLGVLQELHEKLERLEEERELKYIQLEEQLS, encoded by the coding sequence ATGATTATTTGTAGCGCACAACAGATCAGTAAAATGTACGGAGGCCATCCTGTCTTTGAGGGTTTGACCTTTGAAATACCCCATGGGGCGAGAATCGGTCTTGTGGGTAGGAACGGCACGGGGAAGACGACGCTATTCAAGCTTCTTGCAGGAACCGACACCCCTGATTCGGGGACGATTTCGATGAAAAAGAACGCAAAAATCGGCTATCTTGCACAGATACCGGAGTATCCGGAAGGGACATTGGGAATCGACGTCCTGAAGTCAGCGTTCGCCGATCTCGTGTCCATCGGTGAAAAGCTCAAAGAGTTGGAAGTGAAGATGGGCGACGGACAGGGGGACCTGGACACGATCCTTGAGGAGTATGGGCGATGTCAGGATCTTTTCAGCAATGAAGGGGGGTATGAGATGGAGGCGTCGATTGCCATGGTCGTGAATGGACTTGGGATCCAGGGGCTTTTGGATAAAGAGTTTTCTTCCTGTAGCGGAGGAGAACAGACGAAGCTAAGCCTTGGATACATCCTCCTTCAGGAGCCGGACCTTCTTCTGTTGGATGAACCGACGAACCATCTTGATATTGCTGCCGTCGAGTGGCTGGAGCAGTTTTTGACCGATTATAGCGGCACCGTGATGTGTATCTCCCATGATCGTTACTTCCTGGATCATGTGATCAATAAGGTGTATGACCTTGAAGATGGGGAAATAACCATATACCACACCGATTATTCTGGATTTGTGCAAGAGAAGGAAGAACGTCTTATGATCGAGTTCCAGGCCTATCAGGAGCAACAGAAGAAAATCAAAAAAATGAAAGAAGCCATCAAGCGTTTGAGGGAATGGGCGAATCAGGCGAATCCTCCAAACGAGGGCCTTCACAAGCGGGCTCGCAATATGGAAAGGGCCCTCGAGAGGATGGAGAAGCTGAAGCGTCCGGTGCTTGATCGCAAGAAGATGGGCTTGGAGTTCGAAGGCGGTGATCGGAGCGGTAAAATCGTCTTCTCCATGGTGGGGGCTTCGAAGTCCTTTGATGGACGCACGCTCTTCCATGACGCCCATATGGATCTACGCTTCAAAGACCGCACGGCCATCGTCGGACAGAACGGGACGGGGAAGTCGACCATCGTCAAGATCCTCATGGGTGAGATGACCGCTGACGACGGGGACGTGAAGATCGGTAGCAATGTGAAAATGGGATATCTTTCCCAGCAATTTGTCATGGCAGATCCGGAAGCCCGTCTCATCGACGCGTTCCGGGATGAAGTGGCGGTGACGGAAGGAGAAGCGCGTCATATCCTTGCGCGGTTCATGTTTTATGGACCGAATGTGTTCCGGAAGGTTGGACAGCTGAGCGGTGGGGAAAAGATGAGACTGCGCCTCGCCCAGCTCATGCACCAGGATCTTAATCTCCTTGTTCTCGATGAACCGACCAATCATCTCGACATTGATTCCCGGGAGGTCCTGGAGGAAGCCCTTGAAGAGTTCCATGGCACGATCCTTGCTGTATCCCATGATCGCTATTTCCTCAATAAGCTATTCCAGAAAACGTATTGGATACACGAAGGACAGCTCTATTTCTTTGAAGGTCCATACAGCTGGGCGAAGGGAAAGATCCAGGAAAGGATTCCGGTTGAGCGGCCGGTTGAAAAGAAAAAGACGGTGACAAAACCACGTGAAAAGGAAAAAAAGATGGCAACAACAGACACCATCGAAGCAGAGCTTGAAGAACTTGAGACGGAAATTGCTTTGATTGAAGGACGTCTCCAGACAGAAGAGGACCTCGGGGTTCTCCAAGAACTTCATGAAAAACTGGAACGGCTCGAAGAAGAGAGGGAGCTCAAGTACATTCAACTTGAAGAACAGCTATCGTAA
- a CDS encoding NAD(P)/FAD-dependent oxidoreductase — METKVVIVGAGLSGIMAARTLMESGVTDILLVEKSRSVGGRLATRRIGEGKADHGAQFFTVRSPELQKEVESWLQEGWVRRWFGDAHPRYTGTEGMNALAKNLAAGLPVRLNTKILSISEHPDGCELHLEGGGVIKSDHVLITAPAPQAAELLGVEAPVVFHPCFVGLLTLEGPSRLSAPGHLDGAQLPHGVERIVDHMKKGISSTPVLSVYMTGEWSEKHFFESDEKVLATIIDLVRPYLGGGSEGNGNQLKRWRYAEAAEVVDQPFLEAGKRLIMCGDAFLTKGDESGKTRFESAYLSGKSAGEFLVDRVGDS, encoded by the coding sequence ATGGAGACAAAAGTGGTGATTGTAGGTGCCGGATTATCAGGGATCATGGCGGCACGGACTCTTATGGAAAGCGGGGTCACAGACATCCTTCTCGTGGAGAAGAGCAGGAGTGTCGGGGGACGGCTCGCAACGAGGCGGATCGGAGAAGGGAAAGCAGACCACGGTGCCCAGTTCTTTACGGTACGCTCCCCGGAGCTCCAGAAAGAAGTAGAGTCATGGCTCCAGGAAGGATGGGTCCGCCGTTGGTTCGGTGATGCCCATCCCCGCTACACCGGTACGGAAGGCATGAATGCCCTAGCCAAGAATCTTGCAGCAGGACTGCCCGTGCGTTTGAATACCAAGATCCTGTCCATCTCGGAACATCCTGATGGATGTGAGTTGCATCTCGAGGGAGGCGGGGTGATCAAATCGGATCACGTGCTCATCACCGCACCGGCACCTCAGGCAGCTGAGTTGCTTGGCGTGGAAGCCCCTGTCGTTTTCCATCCCTGCTTCGTCGGGTTGCTGACACTGGAGGGTCCTTCGCGTCTTTCAGCACCGGGGCATCTGGATGGAGCTCAGCTGCCACACGGCGTAGAACGGATCGTCGATCATATGAAAAAGGGGATTTCCTCTACGCCTGTACTCTCTGTATATATGACAGGTGAGTGGAGTGAGAAGCATTTTTTTGAATCGGATGAAAAGGTCCTTGCCACCATCATCGATCTCGTTCGTCCATATCTTGGAGGGGGAAGTGAAGGCAATGGCAACCAGTTGAAACGGTGGCGCTACGCCGAAGCGGCTGAAGTCGTCGACCAGCCTTTCCTTGAGGCTGGAAAAAGGTTGATCATGTGCGGGGATGCGTTTTTGACGAAAGGTGATGAATCCGGTAAAACTCGTTTTGAGAGTGCCTACCTTTCTGGGAAATCTGCTGGTGAATTCCTTGTTGATCGGGTGGGGGATTCCTGA